The genomic interval AGGCAAGTGAGGGCCGTTACCGAGATGAAAGATGGATTGAAAATAATTTCCCCGAAGGTGTTTGGGGTCGGAATGGTTCTGATCGCCGTGAATGCTCGGTCCGGACAATCGGAATATTGTCCCTCCAGTTGCAAGGAGCAAATTGCTCCCCAGGAGGCGACCGAGCCGGTCGCCCTACACAGGGAAATTCAAAAAACTTTGCGTCCTTGGCGAGAACTTTTTCCCATGGGCAAATTGCGTCAGAGTGGTAACGGAGTGCTGTCTTGGTGAATCGGAAGACATCATCGGTGCGAGTGCCGGAGAAAGTCGAAGCCGCGAATTTTGTCAGAGATACGACCTGCTATCCAATGTCTGTCCTCCAAAATTGAACCTTTCCATTTCGAGTTCTTTTTGATTTTTGTGATCCTGGACTTTAAAAGACTCAAAACGGGCGGTACATCAAATTACGCCCGCCTTGTAGCAGGTAGGACTCGGCTCCCCTTTCAGTCAGCATAGTATTGAGCTTCGACTGAAAGCTTTTTTTCATTTTCTCATACTCTACTTTTTTTGCTGTACTATCGAGATTCTTATTCACTTGCAGGGTATTGAGATCATTCTCGAATTGTTTGACTGTTTTATAAGCGTCTATCGCTACTGATTTTGGCAGATCTAATCTTTTGACAATCCCGTACAGTGGGCGGTACTGGTAATCTTGGGACATCTTATACTCCTCATATCTTTCGGGACCGAGGGTTTCCTTCATTTTCTGCTCGAGTTCTACTTGGGCTTTTTGTTGTTCCTGGACTTGTACAGGAGTTAGATTTTGTTGTCGGCCAAAACGGTTATTATTATATTTTTCATCATGGGGTTGTTGAATCTTGAATAAGCTGGCGAATTCCTCCTTTGAAAGATCAAGTCCTTGGAGATTCCTGAGATTATTAGCCGTTTGCGAGGTACGCATCTGGTATTGTTCCCATTCATCAGGAGTCATCATTAATTTGATTTTTTGACGTCTTTCTTCTTCTATCTTCTCGAGATCCTGTTGATCGAAGGTCGTAAACATGCCATCGGCCCGGACGTAAATTTCTTGTTGTTTTTCATTAAATTCACGTTCCATTTCCATTATTATTTTTAATTTATCATCCGACAAAAAGCTATTCATCTTCTTTTGATGAGTACGGTAACCACCATAAATCGCCTCTGAATAATCATCAATGGAGACTCCGGTCAAATCCTCAAAGAGTTTATTTCTTTGTTTATACATATCCATCACAGCTTTTTTCTTTTCCGGAGTCATCCCGCCACCGAAATTATTTTGGTTTTTCCAGAATTCATATTCTTTTGAACCGTCCATCCCCCTTGCCATCTCGGTATATTGGCGACTGATATCCATAAAAAGGATGTCATCGACGATATGCTTGGGCAGGCCCAGCACCTGAAGATTCGAACGGTATTCGTCAAAGCTCTCACTTTCCACCTTTGACCAATCTATCCCGCCTTCGGTGATAGAGGCATACTTTTGGCGTTTACCACTGGAAGAATCCTTTCCCTTAATATCCCCGTCCGAAACAAATCCTTTTCCACTTTGTGAGGACGCTGTTTGACCATCCGCCGTGAATATTCCACGGAATGTGTTGCTGGAGATTGATAAAATAAAAACAGTGACCAAAAGAAGGACATTCAATCCGATCGACGCCATTAAAACCCGTTTTTCTTTCATAAGATTAAAAAAATATCCTTCCGAAAAAGCCGGATTCTCCACCTCATTTTATTCATCTAATTGCTCGACATTCGCCGAGGTGACGCGGAGGACTTCCTCAACGGTTGTTTTCCCTTCGATGACTTTGTCCCAACCGGCGTCGCGGAGTGTCTTCATACCTTCCTCGATAGCCACGGCCATGAGTGCCGATGCGGATTTGCCTTGGATAATCAAGTCAGTAATCCGGGGAGAAACCGTGCATATCTCGAAAATCGCTGTTCTTCCCGAATACCCGGTATTCTTGCAATGTTCACACCCCACCGTTTTACGGACTTTGTCTTCCATGCCTTGTGGGAACCCGATCCCTTTCAAATAACCCGCTGGATAAGAAGCTGGGGCTTTACATTCAGGGCAGAGTACCCGGACGAGTCTTTGGGCCAAGAAAGCACGGACAGCCGAAGACACTAAAAATGGTTCCACCCCCATATCCACCAAACGTGTGATCCCCCCGATGGCATCATTTGTATGCAGTGTACTAAAGACCAAGTGCCCGGTTAATGCGGCGCGGATGGCGATCTCGGCCGTTTCCACGTCACGCACCTCACCGACCATCACGATATTCGGATCAGCACGCAAAATATGGCGTAGTCCGGCGGCAAAGGACAGGCCTATGTCCGGCTTGACCGCAATCTGGATGACCCCGGGCAACTTGTATTCTACTGGATCCTCGACGGTCACGATCCTCCGTTCATGGGTATTAATCGCAGATAAAAAGGTGTAAAGAGATGTGGACTTTCCACAGCCCGTCGGGCCTGTTAAAAGGATAATCCCATTGGGCAGGGCGAGCAAATTGCGCAGCTTTTCTTCAGCAGCGGGATTCAGTCCGAGTTTATAAAAGTCGAATTTCTCCTGGCTAAGCAGACGCAAGGAGACACTCTCTCCTGTCACCGATGGAATCGTCGCCACACGCACATCGACGGGTTTGCCCTGGTACTCCATATTGATACGTCCGTCCTGGGGTAAACGCCGCTCGGCGATATCAAGGTGCGACATGATTTTCAAGCGTGAGATCACCGATGACTGGAGCAATTTGATCCGGTCGGGCACGGGGATTTCATGCAGGACGCCATCGATCCGAAACCGCACGCGCAAATCGTTCTCAAGGGGTTCAAAATGGATGTCCGTCGCCCGGTCCTGGAGGGCTTCCCTGATGATCTGGTTAACGAATTTCACGACGGAAGCTTCCGGGTCTTCCGAGTCCACAATATTAATCTCTTCTTTCTGAGAAAGATAATCTTCGATATCCTGGCGGCCCTCGAGGATCTCATCGAAAGTTTCCGCCCCGACACCGTAGATTTGCCTGAGGGCACCCAGGATATGGCGGCGGGGGGCGATAGCCCAAAGGATCTGGCCTGAAATTTGTTGTGCAGCCGATTGCCGTGCGAGTAAATCAAACGGATCATAAGTCAAGAGTGTCGTCAAAGCCCCGTCCTGACGGAATGGCACCACGCGGTAGCGCAACGCAATTTGCGCAGGCAAAATATTTTTTAATCCCGGGTCAAGGGAACTCATCACATCCTGTTGCCAGTCTAGGCTCAACCATTCACATATCCCTTGTAAAAAACGGTCCTCATCGATAAATCCGGAGTCGAGGGCTTCCGTGACAAAGGATAATCCACTTTGCCCCGCCTCGACAAATTTCTCCTTGAGCGCATCCACTTCGGTGCACCCGCTTTGTTTGGCGATCTCCACTAGTACCGGAATCAAATCCATGATTACTCCCAGAAATTCTTCTTTTCAGTGTCGTCCTTGAGTTTTTTCTTCCCGGAGCGGACACTATTCTCGGGTTTTTCCTTCGCGACACGTTCAATTGAAGGCCTCAACTGAGTACGGGCTAATTCGGCATCACTGGCAATTTGGGTTTCCATGTTATTATCGACGACCACAGGTTGGATCATAATAATCAATTCACTCCGGTCGGTCGTGATTTTTGTCGTTTTGAATAAATAACCCAAGAGTGGGATACTACTCAGCACAGGCACCCCTGTCACATCACGACTAGTCCGGTCGGAAATCAAACCACCAAGCACCACCGTGGATCCACTCGGCACGGTGACCGTTGTTTTTAAAACTTTGGTACTGATCGTGGGGATCGTATTGCCCGAGATCACCGTACTCCCCGCTTGATCATTTGCGGTTTGGAGGATTTCCAAGGTCACTTCTTTATCCGAGTTTATCAGAGGAACCACGTCGAGCTGCAAGACAATATCCTTGTATTGGATATTTGATTGGGTCACGGGGGTGGAGTCTCCGGTAAAACTCGACAGTGTCTGGGTGGGAACAGCCACCTGACGCCCTGAGGATATTGTCGCCTTCCGGTTGTTGATCGTATAAACCACCGGGCGGGATATGACTTTGAAACGGTTATTACTTTCCAAGGCTTTGACCAGGATATTAAGGTCGCCCAAGAGTTTACCATAGACATTTAACCCCGTGGTCGCTGCGGCCAAGACCTGCAAGGGGTTCAGGCCATTGGTGACACTTAATGCCCCCTCTCCCGTTGTCCGAGAAAAACTAGCCGCCCCGTTCTTCGCACTCCCCGCATATCTCTGGAGGAAATCCACACCAAACTCATCACCTTCAGTCAGGGATAATTCACCAATGACTGTCGCGAGGTAAACCTGTTGCGGGCGTTTATCGAGCGCTTTCAGAATCGTTTTCACTTTCTCTGCCACCTCTGGGGAACCCATCACCAAAATTGAATTAGCCTTTTTGTCGGCAATGATGCGCGTTTTTCCGATTGTGATTGATTGTGGCGCCGTATCACCATTCGGCTCGGCCAATGCTTCCATTCCATCCGCCAACTGCCGGTCGGCGGAACCGCCTCCGGCCCGAGGAGCCGACGATTGAGGACGATTCACATTTGTGGGGGCGAGATTACCAGAGGAGGTAGTCTGCTGGTCCTTATTTTCAGAGAGGGTGGACTCTAGCAGGGGCAAGACTTCACCGGCTGGAATAAATTTCAGCGGATACTCCAGCGGGGGCACGAGCTTGATTGATTTATCAAACTCCTGGATCAATTGTTTAATGTAAGGAAAACTCACGGGCCTGGCACTGACAAAAATCCGGTTTGTCCGTGGATCAGGAATCAACTTCACTGTTCCCGCGACAAGCCCCTTTTCTGTCTGGGAAATATTTGATCCGGCTATCGTCGCGCCGGGGGCACCGGGAGGCCCGAGCGGAGCGCCACCACTTTGTTGTTCACGATTATCCAGGATCTTTGTAATGATCTCGACCACTCTTTCCGCATCGGCCCTTTCCAGCGTCACAAACTCACTGATTACTTTGGCCGGAGGCACATCGATTTGTTTTTGGACCTCGATTAATTTCCGCATATTTGAGGCCTTATCAGTGATAATAACCGCCTGGGTATTCTGGACAGGAACAATTTGCGGCGGTGTCGCACCACCCTGCAAATATGCCGTAAAAATCTGCATCGCCTCATTAACCGTAATATATTTAAAGGGCATGTAATAATCCACCATCGTATCCCCGCTGGGGAGGCTAGTGGCATCCGCATAAAAGGGAATACCTTCCCCCCGCGGGCTTTTACCTTGGGGAATGACTTTTATGGCATCTTCGCCTTTCATGGGCACCAATGATATCCCATTCATCGCCAAGGCAGCTTCAATAATCCGGATCGCCTGTTCTTTAGGAACCGGCTGCGGCGAGATGATGCTGATCCTACCCTGCACATTTACATCCTTAATAATCCGTTTGCCCGTCATCTTCTGATAAATATTCAGGATCTCATTCACATCGATATTCGGATAGACTAAGGGCGTCAATTCCTCACCATCGGAGGTGCCGGTAGCCTTCGACTCTGGTGGAGTGGCGGGGTCCGCTGGGACTTGTGAATCAAATACCCCGTCAGCCCCCTGGGCTATCAAAAGGGGCGGGGCAAACAATAATGCCATTAATAATACAGATAAATTTCTCATCATATTTTCCTTACTGCCTTTGGCTGGGTACTCCCGTGCTCCTACGGATAATTCTTTTAGGCGGACTCGGCGGGGTATTGACTGTCGGCACACCGGTCCCCGGTTGAGGGGGCCCCACCGGCATTACACCCGGCACCGGGGCCGGTCCTTGCGGTGAAGCTGTCTTCATGGCCTCGGTGTCAAAACGCAATGCCACTTTTTCCTGATTACGGCACAGGGTCACCTCCATCTCCATGACATTATCATTCAGTTTCACCGTTTCGATATAAAGTCCTTTTTCATTGGGGGTTTTCCCTAAAGTCATACTCGCTCCGCTGGCAATTTCCAAAACACTCACCAGATAATCACCATGCGCCTTTGATAACCCCAATAATTTATATTGTGTCGCTAAACCCGCCACTTCCCCCGCGTTAGGATCATTCGTCGGCAGGGTAAAAGGGGAATTCTCCCAAAGTCTTTTATAACGTTCCAAAGGGGGCACTTGGGGGCTCAACGATTCACTATTGTTTTCGCCAAAACAAAGAAATGCGCCCGTCGGCGATATCGTCAAAAGCGCCACGATCAATAATGTTATGGGGGTCCGGGAAATCATATTTGAGCCAGCTATTGGGCTTTCATTGTATAAAAACGAATAATATTCAATTGGCAACGGATTCGTTTTCGATCCTCCTCGACTTTCACGGATAATTCCTTGACGCCCTGCAAATTGCCGGGCTGCTGGAGCTCATGGATCCACTCGATCATCTGTTTGCTCGGACCCACGGCATTAAGTTTAACTGCCGTTTCCTTCAGCCTACCGTGCTCCACGGCATCAACCACATTCACGTCCGTAATTTCGATTTTCCTCTGGGCCGCACCTTTCTGGATAGTTTCGAGCAAGGCAGTATTTGCCGCCCCTTCATTCTCAAATTGCGGTGTTTTGTCTGCTAACCATTTGCCCCTCGATAACCAAAGGTCTTTCTCGCCCAACCAAAAACGCGATTCATCACGCTGACTCCTGAGCAGAACCAAATCAGACTCCATCTGTGTCCGCAGTCTGAGCAGCCGGGGCAAGATAAGAAGGTTTACGATGATAAAAATCGTCACACAAAAAATAACCAGGAGTTTGCGTTCACGGGGACTCATCGGCGGCGTCCCTCCATTTGGAAATTAGCAGCACCGGTAGGCAGGAGGCGGGGTTGGGGAAGTGTCCATTCGTAGGCCTTTAGAGCCGCATTTTGTTTCAGACTTTCCCCGTATTGGTAAGCGAGTCCCGCATTTTTGGCTTCCCCGATCATGATGATATTGCCGGGGGTATATTGATAAGTGGTTAACCTAACCCCTTCGGCAGGCAGCATCTCTGTAGCCAAGTAAAGGATCTCCAAAGGGGACTTACCCGTATCCACAATCGTGTCCAGCACCCTCCATTGGTTAGCCGCGTTTTTGATTTTTTCCACGATGACTTCATCTCGAGTGATTTCTTTTTTGATCGATTTGCCTTGCCACCAGAGATTAGCCAGCAGTCCCCCCATTACCGCTAGGCAAAGAATATACGCAAGGATGGCTGCGCCTAAAATCCTTTTTTTCAGGCGTGCCGCCTCCCGTGTTTCCAAATGCCTTTCATAAGTCACCGGCACCAGACCACTCCCATCCCCGAGAGGCTTGAACCCCAAGGTGTCAATCGCCGCGACTGGACACGAGAAAAATGAACCAAGGTCAAGGCCCAAGCCACTTGAAACCAGGATCTTTTCGGGCGAGACAATCATCCTCCTGGCCTCCAAATCACTGGCGATACAAAATAGGCTACGCCCCAGAAAAGGGGATACGGTATCTTCGTCCATGCACTGGTAATAAACCGGTTCTTTTTCCCCGGTAAAAACTGCGACTAACTTTCCGGACTCCTTGAGTATGACGATACTCCTGGCGGGCAAATCATAAATTCCTACACTCACCTGGAAATAGACACCCTTATACCCGCTGTAATCCTCCCCTTCTTTTTCATTGAGGATCCGTGCCGTAACGAGCACTTTTTTATCCTCTGAGCGGGTGATCACAGAATAATCCCAAGCTTTTTTGTCATGGGGCGGTAATAATCCCCTTTTCTGGAGCTGGAATGATACAGCCTCCTTGACCTGCGTATCATCAGCTCCACCGACCCAAAGAGGCAAGACATTGACGTCGCCGACCCCGAAACAATAATAAGTCTTACGGATATGGCCCCGGTCCTTCATACGGGAAATATCCTCGCCCTCGCCTAAAACCCGGACCCCTTCCTTTGCGAGCAGGAGCGTACGCCGGGTTTCGGGCCCCGGTATGATCAAAAGGTCATGTTGTTGTTTTCCTGGTTTCACTTTTTTTTACTTTTCCTGCCAGAGGTAATATTCCCCCGGTGTTCCCGCCCGGTTAACCACCACTCGGATCACACGCCGGACATCACCGGTGTAACCCGTGCTTTCTATATCATATATACTACTATCTAAAATCAAAGCCCCCTCAAAAACTTTGAATTGCTCAGGACTCATCCCCAGAATCTGCCTGACTTGGTCTAAGTTCTCAAAGCCTTTGGACTCCGGGTTCTGCTTCCGGAGGGACTCCCTCTGTTCGATCAGGGCCTCGACTTGGTATTGATTGATATTTAAATAAGCCGTCAAAACATCGCCTGACGCCCTATTGATATCGATTTCGCCGGAACCGAATACGGTGAATGCATCCTCCCATCCGGGATGGGCTTCATTTAATAATTCTTCAGCACCGATGACCAGCCTTATTTCCTCCACCGACTGGAAATAACCATTCCTTGGCCGGGCCTGCATCCCCTGCCTTTCATAATCATCCTTTTCAGCCCCATTCAACAACCGCAGGTCGTCTTTATCGACCCAATCCATGAGGCGGTCGATTAATTTCCCCTGGGCCTGATCCTTGATTCCCCACGATGTGAATAACCGCTCAAGCACAGGCCGGTTCTTGATATTTAATAACTCGTTGATATTTAACTTTGAGGTTTCCGTTTTCATCTTCACCTCGAAATATCCCTCGGGAGTTTTCTCCCCCGTCAAAAGGGGACTGTCCATTTCCACTTCCGGATTCAAGGCATACGCTAACCCACTCCGGGCCCATTGGTAAGCTTTGAAACGTTTTGCTTCCAGTGAGAATTTTGATGTATTCCACTCCAGCGTGGACAAAAGCGCGAAGACACTGATCGACAAAACGACAATGGCCCATAACACCAAAAGGAGAATCGCCCCTGACTGAAAATCGTGTCGCCTGTCCATTATCTCCTCCCTTGTTGTGGGGCGGGCGTTTTGTTTTGAGGAGCAGGGCCCTCTGTCTCGTCTTTTAGGGGGCTGGCATTATTCTGTAAAGCTGAGAGAGGACTTATCGAAATCGTGCGGGGTAGGTAAAATGTCCCGCTGACTGGTTCAAGTAAATCCGACAATTGAAGATTGAGCATGATCATCACCGGACGGGTGGTCTGCCCCACCCAGTTGGTTAATACACCCTTTTGATTGGCCGCCGCAAAACCCCATTCCATGGATTTGATATTGTTAAGAAGCACCACCTTGGGTTCATCCTTTAAATCCTTTCCGCGTTTACCATCAAGGGCTGCTTGCCCTGGAAAAATCGCAACGAGCTGTTTTTGCCCATTGGCTTGGGCTTCCTCACGCAAGATGGTCACCGTGGATCGCGCGGATGAATGATTTCCTCGGAAAATACTCGGGCCGTTTGAGATGATTAACCCGTTATATCCGGTCTCTCCATTCCCACCTTCCAATGACTGAATCACCGCTTG from Verrucomicrobiota bacterium carries:
- a CDS encoding GspE/PulE family protein, which encodes MDLIPVLVEIAKQSGCTEVDALKEKFVEAGQSGLSFVTEALDSGFIDEDRFLQGICEWLSLDWQQDVMSSLDPGLKNILPAQIALRYRVVPFRQDGALTTLLTYDPFDLLARQSAAQQISGQILWAIAPRRHILGALRQIYGVGAETFDEILEGRQDIEDYLSQKEEINIVDSEDPEASVVKFVNQIIREALQDRATDIHFEPLENDLRVRFRIDGVLHEIPVPDRIKLLQSSVISRLKIMSHLDIAERRLPQDGRINMEYQGKPVDVRVATIPSVTGESVSLRLLSQEKFDFYKLGLNPAAEEKLRNLLALPNGIILLTGPTGCGKSTSLYTFLSAINTHERRIVTVEDPVEYKLPGVIQIAVKPDIGLSFAAGLRHILRADPNIVMVGEVRDVETAEIAIRAALTGHLVFSTLHTNDAIGGITRLVDMGVEPFLVSSAVRAFLAQRLVRVLCPECKAPASYPAGYLKGIGFPQGMEDKVRKTVGCEHCKNTGYSGRTAIFEICTVSPRITDLIIQGKSASALMAVAIEEGMKTLRDAGWDKVIEGKTTVEEVLRVTSANVEQLDE
- a CDS encoding secretin N-terminal domain-containing protein, with protein sequence MRNLSVLLMALLFAPPLLIAQGADGVFDSQVPADPATPPESKATGTSDGEELTPLVYPNIDVNEILNIYQKMTGKRIIKDVNVQGRISIISPQPVPKEQAIRIIEAALAMNGISLVPMKGEDAIKVIPQGKSPRGEGIPFYADATSLPSGDTMVDYYMPFKYITVNEAMQIFTAYLQGGATPPQIVPVQNTQAVIITDKASNMRKLIEVQKQIDVPPAKVISEFVTLERADAERVVEIITKILDNREQQSGGAPLGPPGAPGATIAGSNISQTEKGLVAGTVKLIPDPRTNRIFVSARPVSFPYIKQLIQEFDKSIKLVPPLEYPLKFIPAGEVLPLLESTLSENKDQQTTSSGNLAPTNVNRPQSSAPRAGGGSADRQLADGMEALAEPNGDTAPQSITIGKTRIIADKKANSILVMGSPEVAEKVKTILKALDKRPQQVYLATVIGELSLTEGDEFGVDFLQRYAGSAKNGAASFSRTTGEGALSVTNGLNPLQVLAAATTGLNVYGKLLGDLNILVKALESNNRFKVISRPVVYTINNRKATISSGRQVAVPTQTLSSFTGDSTPVTQSNIQYKDIVLQLDVVPLINSDKEVTLEILQTANDQAGSTVISGNTIPTISTKVLKTTVTVPSGSTVVLGGLISDRTSRDVTGVPVLSSIPLLGYLFKTTKITTDRSELIIMIQPVVVDNNMETQIASDAELARTQLRPSIERVAKEKPENSVRSGKKKLKDDTEKKNFWE
- a CDS encoding type II secretion system protein GspK, with the protein product MDRRHDFQSGAILLLVLWAIVVLSISVFALLSTLEWNTSKFSLEAKRFKAYQWARSGLAYALNPEVEMDSPLLTGEKTPEGYFEVKMKTETSKLNINELLNIKNRPVLERLFTSWGIKDQAQGKLIDRLMDWVDKDDLRLLNGAEKDDYERQGMQARPRNGYFQSVEEIRLVIGAEELLNEAHPGWEDAFTVFGSGEIDINRASGDVLTAYLNINQYQVEALIEQRESLRKQNPESKGFENLDQVRQILGMSPEQFKVFEGALILDSSIYDIESTGYTGDVRRVIRVVVNRAGTPGEYYLWQEK
- a CDS encoding prepilin-type N-terminal cleavage/methylation domain-containing protein → MFTDLRYQRGFTLFEVMMAVAIVAMIAGSLLVMVQTMTSSTADVYQINSRYDQGLSLMRALRTQFHNLPPQAVIQSLEGGNGETGYNGLIISNGPSIFRGNHSSARSTVTILREEAQANGQKQLVAIFPGQAALDGKRGKDLKDEPKVVLLNNIKSMEWGFAAANQKGVLTNWVGQTTRPVMIMLNLQLSDLLEPVSGTFYLPRTISISPLSALQNNASPLKDETEGPAPQNKTPAPQQGRR